From the genome of Spinacia oleracea cultivar Varoflay chromosome 2, BTI_SOV_V1, whole genome shotgun sequence, one region includes:
- the LOC110776984 gene encoding probable protein phosphatase 2C 63, with the protein MLRICMKPLERCLGRRSDGLMWNMDLKPHASGDYSIAVVQANSSLEDQSQVYSSPSATYVGVYDGHGGPEASRFVNSHLFSFLHKFSSEHGGLSVDVIKKAFSATEDEFLRLVKSNLSVQPRIASVGSCCLMGAIANNELFVANLGDSRAVLGRRVSVRKKEEVVAERLSTDHNVSEVEVRREVEALHPDDSHIVVYTRGVWRIKGIIQVSRSIGDVYLKKPEFSRDPVYQQFVNAISLKRPAMTAEPSILRRKIQPEDKFLIFASDGLWEQLSDQAVVEIVSNNSRSGIAKRLVRAALHEAAKKRELRYSDIKNIQKGIRRHFHDDISVVVLYLDHNKSNAGIARFKPSAVSCTNAPADIFSFNADSA; encoded by the exons ATGTTAAGAATTTGTATGAAGCCATTGGAGAGGTGTCTAGGGAGGAGAAGCGATGGATTGATGTGGAATATGGATTTGAAGCCTCATGCTTCTGGGGATTATTCAATAGCTGTAGTTCAGGCTAATTCTTCTCTTGAAGATCAAAGTCAGGTTTACAGTTCTCCTTCTGCTACTTATGTGGGTGTTTATGATGGCCATGGTGGTCCTGAAGCATCTCGTTTTGTCAATTCCCatcttttctctttccttcatA AATTTTCATCCGAGCATGGGGGATTATCGGTTGATGTGATTAAGAAGGCATTCAGTGCAACAGAAGATGAATTCTTGCGTTTAGTAAAAAGCAATTTATCAGTGCAGCCACGAATTGCTTCCGTCGGATCATGTTGCCTTATGGGTGCAATCGCGAATAATGAGCTGTTTGTTGCTAATCTTGGTGACTCGAGAGCAGTATTGGGGCGAAGAGTTTCTGTTAGGAAAAAGGAAGAGGTTGTGGCTGAGAGGTTATCGACTGATCATAATGTGTCAGAAGTTGAGGTTAGAAGGGAGGTTGAAGCACTTCATCCTGATGATTCTCATATCGTTGTATACACTCGTGGAGTTTGGAGGATTAAGGGGATTATACAG GTATCGCGATCTATTGGAGATGTCTATTTGAAAAAACCAGAATTCAGTAGAGATCCTGTATATCAGCAATTTGTCAATGCCATTTCCTTAAAACGTCCAGCAATGACAGCTGAACCATCAATACTTcgaagaaaaattcagccagaAGACAAGTTTCTAATCTTTGCATCAGATGGCCTATGGGAACAATTGTCTGATCAAGCTGTGGTGGAGATAGTTTCCAATAATTCCAGATCA GGAATTGCCAAGAGACTTGTAAGAGCTGCTTTACATGAAGCTGCAAAGAAGAGAGAGCTTAGATATAGTGATATAAAAAATATCCAAAAAGGCATAAGGCGTCATTTCCATGATGATATCTCGGTAGTGGTACTGTATCTTGATCATAACAAGAGCAACGCCGGAATTGCTAGATTCAAGCCGTCAGCCGTTAGCTGCACAAATGCTCCTGCAGACATATTTTCCTTCAATGCAGATTCAGCATAA